One genomic window of Gemmatimonadaceae bacterium includes the following:
- the infC gene encoding translation initiation factor IF-3, whose protein sequence is MQDTTKRPPRVNRQIRISPVRVIGADGSQLGIMEVDVALASAVEQGFDLVEVAPLARPPVVRIMDYGKYKFEMAKQARQAKKKQHVILLKEVKYRPGIEDHDFDTKTRHARRFLGEGNKVKVTLMFRGRQIAHPELGRAVVDRVAAELADVAKVEVDARLEGKSMTMILTPK, encoded by the coding sequence ATTCAGGATACCACCAAGCGGCCGCCGCGCGTCAACCGGCAGATTCGCATCAGCCCAGTGCGCGTGATCGGGGCCGATGGCTCACAGCTTGGCATCATGGAAGTGGACGTGGCCCTCGCGTCCGCGGTGGAGCAGGGGTTCGACCTGGTTGAAGTCGCCCCACTCGCCCGTCCGCCGGTGGTCCGCATCATGGACTACGGCAAGTACAAGTTCGAGATGGCCAAGCAGGCGCGTCAGGCCAAGAAGAAGCAGCACGTGATCCTCCTCAAGGAAGTGAAGTACCGTCCGGGAATCGAGGACCACGATTTCGACACCAAGACGCGCCATGCCCGGCGCTTCCTCGGTGAAGGCAACAAGGTGAAGGTGACGTTGATGTTCCGCGGCCGGCAGATCGCCCACCCCGAGTTGGGAAGGGCGGTGGTTGACCGAGTGGCCGCGGAACTTGCCGACGTGGCGAAGGTGGAAGTGGACGCCCGTCTCGAAGGCAAGTCGATGACGATGATTCTCACGCCCAAGTAA
- the lpxD gene encoding UDP-3-O-(3-hydroxymyristoyl)glucosamine N-acyltransferase yields MTYTAAQIAAHLDGEVIGDGTVSLRGFSAADQARPGDLTFAEKDNHFAAADASAASAVLVAGSYASAGKTIIRVANARVAAAKVLPLFYPPDAVEPGIHPTAIVAPTARIDATAHIGAYCIVGPGVTIGARTALLGGNHVGRDCQIGDDVRLFPNVVVYERTQIGHRVAIHAGTVIGSDGYGYVFDQGRHRKMLQIGNVIIGDDVEIGANCAIDRAALGATRIGAGTKIDNLVHVAHNVTFGQHCLIMGQCGFAGSTTFGNYCVIASQTGVTGHLTIGNQVTVGGKSGVTRDLEDGQTVLGYPAVPDKQAKRQWIALQKLPDLLCRVRELEKQVADLTAKPSEEVAEKP; encoded by the coding sequence ATGACGTACACAGCGGCCCAGATCGCAGCGCACCTCGACGGCGAGGTCATCGGTGACGGCACCGTTTCCCTCCGCGGCTTCAGCGCCGCGGACCAGGCGCGCCCGGGAGACCTGACCTTCGCGGAGAAGGACAATCACTTTGCGGCTGCCGACGCGAGCGCCGCGTCCGCCGTGCTCGTCGCGGGCAGTTATGCCTCGGCGGGCAAGACGATCATTCGCGTCGCCAATGCGCGGGTGGCCGCCGCCAAGGTGCTCCCGCTCTTCTATCCGCCGGACGCGGTGGAGCCGGGTATCCATCCGACGGCGATCGTCGCGCCGACCGCCCGGATCGATGCGACGGCGCACATCGGCGCGTACTGCATCGTCGGCCCCGGCGTCACCATCGGCGCGCGCACCGCCCTGCTCGGCGGCAATCATGTGGGCCGCGACTGCCAGATCGGGGACGACGTGCGACTCTTTCCGAATGTCGTCGTGTATGAACGCACGCAGATCGGGCATCGCGTGGCGATTCACGCCGGCACGGTGATCGGGTCGGACGGCTACGGCTACGTCTTCGATCAGGGGCGGCACCGGAAGATGCTCCAGATCGGCAACGTGATCATCGGGGACGATGTGGAGATCGGGGCCAACTGCGCCATCGATCGTGCGGCGCTTGGCGCCACGCGGATCGGCGCCGGCACCAAGATCGACAATCTCGTCCACGTGGCGCACAACGTCACCTTCGGCCAGCACTGCCTCATCATGGGACAGTGCGGCTTTGCCGGGAGCACCACCTTTGGCAACTACTGCGTGATCGCGTCGCAGACGGGAGTCACGGGGCATCTGACGATCGGCAACCAGGTGACCGTCGGCGGGAAATCCGGCGTCACGCGTGATCTCGAGGACGGCCAGACCGTGCTCGGCTACCCCGCCGTGCCCGACAAGCAGGCCAAGCGTCAGTGGATCGCCCTGCAAAAGTTGCCCGATCTGCTCTGCCGCGTGCGCGAACTCGAGAAGCAGGTGGCGGACCTCACCGCCAAACCCAGCGAAGAGGTGGCCGAGAAGCCGTAG
- the rplT gene encoding 50S ribosomal protein L20 yields the protein MPRVKSNPVRLRRKKQVMKAAKGYFGARSKLWGPAKESVERAWRYAYRDRKNKKREFRKLWIIRINAGAHLNGLNYSNFMNGLAKAGIEIDRKVLSDIAVMDPVAFTALAEKARAALNG from the coding sequence ATGCCCCGCGTAAAGAGCAATCCGGTTCGCCTGCGCCGCAAAAAGCAGGTGATGAAGGCCGCCAAGGGCTACTTTGGCGCGCGCAGCAAGCTGTGGGGACCGGCCAAGGAGTCGGTCGAGCGCGCCTGGCGCTATGCCTATCGCGACCGCAAGAACAAGAAGCGCGAGTTCCGTAAGCTGTGGATCATCCGCATCAATGCGGGCGCCCACCTGAACGGGCTGAACTACTCGAACTTCATGAACGGCCTGGCGAAGGCCGGCATCGAGATCGATCGCAAGGTGCTTTCCGACATCGCCGTGATGGATCCGGTGGCGTTCACGGCGCTCGCTGAGAAGGCGCGCGCGGCGTTGAACGGCTAG
- the rpmI gene encoding 50S ribosomal protein L35 translates to MPKMKRHAGAKKRFSVTGKGKVRRLKAYKSHILTKKTAKRKRNLRRAAIVATNGEAKNIKRLLSA, encoded by the coding sequence ATGCCGAAGATGAAGCGACATGCTGGCGCCAAGAAGCGCTTCTCCGTGACGGGGAAGGGCAAGGTGCGCCGCCTGAAGGCCTACAAGAGCCACATCCTGACCAAGAAGACCGCCAAGCGGAAGCGCAACTTGCGGCGCGCCGCGATCGTCGCCACGAACGGCGAGGCGAAGAACATCAAGCGCCTCTTGTCGGCGTAA
- the pheT gene encoding phenylalanine--tRNA ligase subunit beta, which translates to MNLSHEWLKAFVPHALTAEQVRDLLTAHAATVEGFERLRADLAPFVVARVVETEKVPDTKLSFNKVDDGSGTLLEVVCGAPNVTAGAVYPFARSGTLMPAGFKIEKKKIRGFTSNGMLCSAAELGLGEDHAGILELTTDAAPGTPLLDVLPLGDVRLVLDVLPNRPDLLSHVGAARELSALTGVPMHTPHAAMLPPDEASAHPAMAGELARDPREAKSGGATVRLEDPEGCPQYLGAVIRGITVGPSPAWLRERVEAAGVRSINNVVDVTNAILHGLGQPMHAFDLGRLAEQTVVIRRARAGEKMKTLDGVERALTPEMTMIADAKQSIAVAGVMGGQDSEVTAQTTDVFLEVAYFDPRRTRLTRRALGLSTDASYRFERGIDPAGLPDAMRTAIAMILAVAGGKVDGGIMAVGAAPAVRAAVGLRPARVQAVLGASLSEEQITRYLTSVGFRVLRLGEGEGVEKGWRGEDVVFSATPPSWRHDVTREVDLIEEVARLHGYDKLPDTIEAYRPTTVPDHPLFITSRRVRDALVGAGLAEVRPMPFVKGDDATHWRVTNPLAEDEPHLRVSLLESLARRAEYNLTRMHGDIRLFEVGSVFLGKGHGHGVVHGAEGLTEEVRVGILIMGARYPGHFADGATPVIDAWDAKGIAERAAHAAFPGARIGVEPGDDAALWTITSDGRHVGAVTRVALDAPVWASAAFGVEITLGDMPLAYVAKPGTSAHGGTRPAMPAPARAVRYTPLPTTPAAIFDLALLVPDAMHAAEVERVLRTSGGDMLESLELFDEFRGAGIPEGMRSIAWRLTFRHPERTLRDKEIDGRRSQLLKSLENQLGVKPRTA; encoded by the coding sequence ATGAACCTTTCGCATGAGTGGCTGAAGGCCTTCGTCCCGCACGCGCTCACCGCGGAGCAGGTGCGCGACCTGCTGACTGCGCACGCCGCGACCGTCGAGGGGTTCGAGCGCCTGCGCGCCGATCTTGCGCCGTTCGTCGTGGCGCGCGTCGTCGAGACGGAGAAGGTGCCCGACACCAAGCTGTCGTTCAACAAGGTGGACGACGGATCGGGGACGCTGCTCGAGGTCGTGTGCGGCGCGCCCAACGTGACGGCGGGCGCCGTCTATCCGTTTGCCCGCAGCGGTACGCTGATGCCGGCGGGATTCAAGATCGAGAAGAAGAAGATCCGCGGCTTCACCAGCAACGGCATGCTCTGCTCGGCCGCCGAACTGGGGCTGGGCGAAGACCACGCCGGGATCCTCGAACTGACCACCGATGCCGCGCCGGGCACGCCACTGCTCGACGTGCTGCCGCTGGGCGATGTGCGCCTGGTGCTCGATGTGCTGCCGAACCGGCCCGACCTGCTGTCGCACGTGGGTGCGGCGCGTGAGCTGAGCGCGCTCACCGGCGTCCCAATGCACACGCCGCACGCGGCCATGCTGCCGCCCGACGAGGCGTCGGCGCATCCGGCGATGGCCGGTGAGTTGGCGCGCGATCCGCGCGAGGCGAAGAGCGGCGGCGCTACTGTGCGTCTTGAAGACCCGGAGGGGTGCCCGCAATACCTGGGCGCGGTCATCCGCGGCATCACGGTGGGTCCGAGCCCGGCCTGGCTGCGTGAGCGCGTGGAGGCGGCCGGCGTGCGCTCCATCAACAACGTGGTGGACGTGACCAACGCGATCCTCCACGGCCTCGGCCAGCCGATGCATGCCTTCGACCTCGGCCGGCTCGCCGAACAGACGGTGGTGATCCGGCGGGCGCGCGCCGGCGAGAAGATGAAGACGCTCGACGGCGTGGAGCGCGCGCTCACCCCCGAGATGACGATGATCGCCGACGCGAAGCAGAGCATCGCGGTTGCCGGCGTGATGGGCGGGCAGGACTCCGAGGTGACGGCGCAGACGACCGATGTCTTCCTCGAGGTGGCGTACTTCGATCCCAGGCGCACACGCCTGACGCGGCGCGCGCTGGGGCTCTCCACCGACGCGAGCTATCGGTTCGAGCGCGGCATCGATCCCGCGGGCTTGCCCGATGCGATGCGCACGGCCATCGCAATGATTCTTGCGGTGGCCGGCGGCAAGGTGGACGGCGGCATCATGGCCGTCGGTGCGGCGCCGGCGGTGCGTGCGGCGGTGGGCCTGCGGCCGGCGCGCGTGCAGGCGGTGCTGGGGGCGTCGCTCAGCGAGGAGCAGATCACGCGGTACCTGACGAGCGTGGGCTTCCGCGTGCTGCGGCTTGGTGAGGGAGAAGGCGTCGAGAAGGGATGGCGGGGCGAGGACGTGGTTTTTTCCGCCACCCCCCCGTCGTGGCGGCACGATGTGACGCGCGAGGTGGACCTCATCGAGGAAGTCGCGCGGCTGCACGGCTACGACAAGCTCCCCGACACCATCGAGGCGTACCGCCCGACGACGGTTCCGGACCATCCACTGTTCATCACGAGCCGGCGCGTGCGCGATGCGCTGGTGGGGGCGGGGCTGGCCGAAGTGCGCCCGATGCCGTTCGTGAAGGGCGACGACGCGACGCACTGGCGCGTGACGAACCCGCTTGCGGAGGACGAGCCGCATCTGCGCGTGTCGCTGCTGGAGTCGCTGGCGCGGCGCGCGGAGTACAACCTGACGCGGATGCACGGGGACATTCGGTTGTTTGAAGTGGGGTCGGTCTTTCTGGGGAAGGGGCACGGGCACGGTGTGGTGCACGGGGCGGAGGGGCTGACGGAAGAAGTGCGCGTGGGGATCCTCATCATGGGGGCTCGCTATCCGGGGCATTTCGCGGACGGCGCGACGCCCGTGATCGACGCGTGGGACGCGAAGGGGATTGCCGAACGCGCGGCGCACGCGGCGTTCCCAGGGGCGCGCATTGGCGTCGAGCCCGGCGACGATGCCGCGCTCTGGACCATCACGTCCGACGGACGGCACGTGGGCGCGGTGACGCGTGTGGCGCTCGACGCGCCGGTGTGGGCGTCGGCGGCGTTCGGCGTGGAGATCACGCTGGGTGACATGCCGCTCGCGTATGTGGCAAAGCCGGGGACGTCGGCGCACGGCGGGACGCGACCCGCAATGCCGGCGCCGGCGCGCGCCGTGCGCTACACGCCGCTGCCGACGACGCCGGCGGCCATCTTCGACCTCGCCCTGCTGGTGCCGGATGCGATGCACGCCGCCGAGGTGGAGCGCGTGCTCCGCACGAGCGGCGGCGACATGCTCGAGTCGCTGGAACTGTTCGACGAGTTCCGCGGGGCCGGCATTCCCGAGGGGATGCGGTCGATCGCGTGGCGATTGACCTTCCGGCATCCGGAACGCACTCTACGCGACAAGGAGATCGACGGACGCCGGTCGCAACTGCTCAAGTCCCTGGAGAACCAGCTCGGTGTCAAACCCCGAACGGCCTGA
- the pheS gene encoding phenylalanine--tRNA ligase subunit alpha — protein MTLDEFKSAAEALRADGPAQVAAAATLDAWTDARNHLVGRTSGRLSELMTALGTLPKEDRREAGQLANSVKQELEALLDARHAELVAAQQQGPAIDRTMPGRATWQGTVHPVSLVIDEVVEIFRELGFTIALGPEAEHPWYNFGALNFPADHPAMDLHDTLYLDDLVLRTHTSPVQVRTLQQYPPPIRILAPGNVYRADPFDASHAPMFAQVEGLVVDEGITFADLKATLTRFANRFFGETKTRFRPSFFPFTEPSAEMDVRCGVCKGAGCAVCKGSGWVEILGSGMVHPAVLENAGIDSERYTGWAFGMGPARTALARHGIPDIRILYDSDVRFLEQFAR, from the coding sequence ATGACCCTCGACGAGTTCAAGTCCGCCGCTGAAGCGCTGCGCGCCGACGGCCCCGCCCAGGTGGCGGCCGCCGCGACACTCGACGCCTGGACCGACGCGCGCAACCATCTGGTGGGGCGCACGAGCGGCCGGCTGTCCGAGCTGATGACCGCACTGGGCACGCTCCCCAAGGAGGACCGCCGCGAGGCGGGCCAGCTGGCGAACTCGGTGAAGCAGGAGCTCGAGGCGCTGCTCGACGCGCGCCACGCCGAACTCGTGGCGGCGCAGCAGCAGGGACCGGCCATCGACCGCACGATGCCGGGCCGCGCCACGTGGCAGGGGACGGTGCACCCGGTCTCGCTCGTCATCGACGAAGTCGTCGAGATCTTCCGTGAGCTGGGGTTCACGATCGCCCTCGGCCCCGAGGCCGAGCATCCGTGGTACAACTTCGGCGCGCTCAACTTCCCGGCCGACCATCCGGCCATGGACCTGCACGACACGCTCTACCTCGACGACCTGGTGCTGCGCACGCACACCTCGCCGGTGCAGGTGCGCACGCTGCAGCAGTATCCGCCGCCGATCCGCATCCTCGCGCCGGGCAACGTGTATCGCGCCGATCCGTTCGACGCGTCGCACGCGCCGATGTTCGCGCAGGTGGAAGGGCTGGTGGTGGACGAGGGGATCACCTTCGCCGACCTGAAGGCGACGCTGACGCGCTTCGCCAACCGCTTCTTCGGCGAGACGAAGACGCGGTTCCGCCCGTCGTTCTTCCCGTTCACCGAGCCCTCGGCCGAGATGGACGTGCGTTGTGGGGTGTGCAAGGGGGCAGGGTGCGCAGTCTGCAAGGGAAGCGGCTGGGTGGAGATCCTCGGCTCGGGGATGGTGCATCCGGCCGTGCTCGAAAACGCCGGCATCGATAGCGAGCGGTACACGGGGTGGGCGTTCGGCATGGGGCCGGCGCGCACCGCGCTGGCCCGTCACGGCATTCCCGACATTCGCATTCTCTACGATTCGGATGTCCGCTTCCTGGAGCAGTTCGCCCGATGA
- the folD gene encoding bifunctional methylenetetrahydrofolate dehydrogenase/methenyltetrahydrofolate cyclohydrolase FolD translates to MPANVLDGVDAAKLIDGIAIAKQVRAEVAVEAAALKARGVTPGLTVVLVGDDPASAVYVRSKEKACIEAGMNGKTIRLPADTPQADLLALIDKLNADATVHGILVQMPPPKHIDPQAVILRIAAEKDVDGFHPVNVGRIWIGEKSGFAPCTPAGVMVMLQSAGVKVAGANAVVLGRSTIVGKPMTSLLVNASATVTVCHSKTRDLAAVTRGADILIAAIGKPEFVTADMVKPGAVVIDVGINRVEDASQPKGYRIVGDVAFGAVSQVASRITPVPGGVGPMTIAMLLKNTVRAAAQGLA, encoded by the coding sequence TTGCCCGCTAACGTACTGGACGGCGTCGACGCCGCCAAACTCATCGATGGCATTGCCATCGCCAAGCAGGTGCGCGCCGAGGTGGCGGTGGAAGCCGCGGCACTGAAGGCGCGCGGCGTCACGCCCGGGCTGACGGTGGTGCTGGTCGGCGACGATCCGGCGAGCGCGGTGTACGTGCGCTCCAAGGAAAAGGCCTGCATCGAGGCCGGGATGAACGGCAAGACCATCCGGCTGCCGGCCGACACGCCGCAGGCCGACCTGCTCGCGCTCATCGACAAGCTGAACGCCGACGCGACGGTGCACGGCATCCTCGTGCAGATGCCGCCGCCGAAGCACATCGATCCGCAGGCGGTGATCCTGCGCATCGCCGCCGAGAAGGACGTGGACGGCTTTCATCCGGTGAACGTCGGCCGCATCTGGATTGGCGAGAAGAGCGGCTTCGCGCCGTGCACGCCGGCGGGCGTGATGGTGATGCTGCAGAGTGCGGGGGTCAAGGTGGCCGGGGCCAACGCCGTGGTGCTCGGGCGCTCGACGATCGTGGGCAAGCCGATGACGTCGCTGCTCGTCAACGCGAGCGCGACGGTGACGGTCTGCCACTCGAAGACCAGGGATCTCGCCGCGGTGACGCGCGGCGCCGACATCCTGATTGCCGCCATCGGCAAGCCGGAGTTCGTGACCGCCGACATGGTGAAGCCGGGGGCGGTGGTCATCGACGTGGGCATCAACCGCGTGGAAGACGCGTCGCAGCCGAAGGGCTATCGCATCGTCGGCGACGTGGCGTTCGGCGCGGTCAGCCAGGTGGCGTCCAGGATCACGCCGGTGCCGGGCGGGGTGGGGCCGATGACGATCGCGATGCTGCTCAAGAACACGGTCCGCGCCGCGGCGCAGGGCCTGGCGTGA
- the xseB gene encoding exodeoxyribonuclease VII small subunit produces MSFETDLERLEQIAAALDRADLSLDESLALFEEGIKRLRAASEALAKAEGRVTTLVEQANGALEERDADQ; encoded by the coding sequence ATGAGCTTCGAGACGGATCTCGAGCGGCTGGAGCAGATTGCCGCGGCCCTCGACCGCGCGGACCTCTCGCTGGACGAGTCGCTCGCGCTCTTCGAGGAAGGCATCAAGCGCCTGCGTGCCGCCTCCGAGGCGCTCGCCAAGGCCGAAGGGCGCGTGACCACGCTCGTGGAACAGGCGAACGGGGCGCTCGAGGAGCGCGATGCCGACCAGTAG
- the rny gene encoding ribonuclease Y: MSLTIIALIAGGLVASAITWVVGRKLGAAAERDARNAARETAEQMAKRIVTEAERDADALKKQAVLAGKEDVMKAREEWEAEARHRRGEIELEEKRLLDREVQLDKKVELLEGRDRDLGRRASDLGRKEKGVEEKQAELDKMVVDERRRLEQVAGLSAQEAKAELIRRMEEEALADAANKIREIRETAKRNADREAKKIVALAVQRIAAEHTSEITQTAVPLPKDEIKGRIIGREGRNIRAFELATGVDVIIDDTPDTVVISCFDPVRRETARLALSRLIEDGRIHPGRIEEVVEKARKEIDAGIIETGERAAYDVGIHGLHPELIKLVGRMKWRTSYGQNILDHSKEVAHLAGIMAAELGLDVALAKRGALLHDVGKVMTHEHEGTHVQLGVEVCTKYGESPFVVNCIAAHHDDVPHESEESVLVQAADAISGSRPGARREAFETYVKRLEGLEKIASSYRGVDRVFAIQAGREVRVIVNPDDVDDLRMQSLTDEIARRVEAELQYPGQIKVVAIREKRTVDIAR; this comes from the coding sequence ATGTCATTGACGATCATCGCCCTGATTGCGGGCGGCCTGGTGGCCAGCGCGATCACGTGGGTTGTTGGACGGAAGCTGGGTGCAGCGGCGGAGCGGGATGCGCGAAATGCGGCGCGCGAGACGGCCGAACAGATGGCCAAGCGGATCGTCACCGAGGCGGAACGCGACGCCGATGCGCTGAAGAAGCAGGCGGTCCTGGCGGGCAAGGAAGATGTGATGAAGGCCCGCGAGGAGTGGGAGGCGGAGGCGCGCCACCGCCGCGGGGAAATCGAGCTGGAGGAGAAGCGCCTGCTCGACCGCGAGGTGCAGCTCGACAAGAAGGTCGAGCTCCTCGAAGGCCGCGACCGTGACCTCGGACGACGGGCCAGCGACCTGGGGCGCAAGGAAAAGGGCGTCGAGGAGAAGCAGGCCGAGCTCGACAAGATGGTGGTCGACGAGCGCCGCCGTCTGGAGCAGGTGGCCGGCCTGTCGGCGCAGGAAGCCAAGGCCGAGCTGATTCGCCGGATGGAAGAAGAGGCGCTGGCCGACGCCGCCAACAAGATCCGCGAGATCCGCGAGACGGCCAAGCGCAACGCCGACCGTGAGGCCAAGAAGATCGTGGCGCTCGCCGTGCAGCGTATCGCCGCCGAGCATACGAGCGAGATCACGCAGACGGCGGTGCCGCTGCCGAAGGACGAGATCAAGGGGCGCATCATCGGGCGTGAAGGGCGCAACATCCGCGCCTTCGAGCTCGCGACGGGCGTGGACGTGATCATCGACGACACCCCCGACACGGTGGTGATCTCCTGCTTCGATCCGGTGCGCCGCGAGACGGCGCGCCTGGCGCTGTCGCGCCTCATCGAGGACGGGCGCATCCACCCGGGGCGCATCGAGGAAGTGGTGGAGAAGGCGCGCAAGGAGATCGACGCGGGCATCATCGAGACGGGCGAGCGCGCCGCGTACGACGTCGGCATCCACGGGCTGCACCCCGAGCTGATCAAGCTCGTGGGGCGCATGAAGTGGCGCACGTCGTACGGACAGAACATCCTCGACCACTCCAAGGAAGTGGCGCACCTGGCCGGCATCATGGCGGCCGAGCTGGGGCTCGACGTGGCGCTCGCCAAGCGCGGCGCGCTGCTGCACGACGTGGGCAAGGTGATGACGCACGAGCACGAAGGGACGCACGTGCAGCTGGGCGTCGAAGTGTGCACCAAGTACGGCGAGAGCCCGTTCGTGGTGAACTGCATCGCCGCGCACCACGACGACGTGCCGCACGAGAGCGAGGAGTCGGTGCTGGTGCAGGCCGCGGATGCCATCAGCGGATCGCGCCCGGGGGCGCGGCGCGAGGCGTTCGAGACCTATGTGAAGCGGCTCGAGGGGCTGGAGAAGATCGCCTCGAGTTACCGCGGCGTGGACCGCGTCTTCGCCATCCAGGCGGGACGTGAGGTGCGCGTGATCGTGAACCCTGACGATGTGGACGACCTGCGGATGCAGTCGCTGACCGACGAGATCGCGCGTCGCGTCGAGGCCGAACTGCAGTACCCGGGGCAGATCAAGGTCGTCGCCATCCGTGAGAAGAGGACGGTGGACATTGCCCGCTAA
- the xseA gene encoding exodeoxyribonuclease VII large subunit, whose amino-acid sequence MNSRRGASPRRGPAPSLFDGAGSLDGSELSLRDAAPGESPETAISVLDLTTLAKAVLEGGIPTVWIRGEVSGFKRYSSGHWYFTLKDASAAVSCVVWASDTFRIPAQPDEGMQVMARGQLTVYPAQGRMQFIVRALEAEGEGLWRKAFEETRARLEKDGLLDPARKRPIPRFPSRVAVVTSPDGAALHDIRSVIARRNPSVDLIVVPAAVQGDAAPASLTAALERVARWRGADVVIVGRGGGSREDLWAFNNEGVARAIAACPIPTISAVGHEVDVTIADLVADLRAATPSAAAEAAVPVLDELVEWLGALRNTMTGGVERRVVTARRELRRFAGDLAIRARRSVERRRALVQTVAGRIDALSPLNTLARGYAVARDAQGHALGSADAFRVGQAFTLVLRDGQVDAAVTGVRVGGPAGPGGPGVTPAPAATPSKRRGVK is encoded by the coding sequence GTGAACAGCCGCCGCGGCGCGTCGCCGCGGCGAGGGCCGGCGCCGTCGTTGTTTGACGGCGCCGGTTCGTTGGATGGCTCGGAGTTGTCGCTGCGCGACGCGGCGCCGGGGGAGAGCCCGGAAACCGCCATCTCCGTGCTCGACCTCACGACGCTCGCCAAGGCAGTGCTCGAGGGCGGAATCCCGACGGTCTGGATCCGCGGCGAAGTGTCGGGCTTCAAGCGCTACTCGAGCGGCCACTGGTACTTCACGCTGAAGGACGCGTCCGCGGCGGTGTCGTGCGTCGTCTGGGCGAGCGACACCTTCCGCATTCCCGCGCAGCCCGACGAGGGAATGCAGGTGATGGCGCGCGGCCAACTCACGGTCTATCCGGCGCAGGGGCGCATGCAGTTCATCGTGCGCGCGCTGGAAGCCGAGGGCGAGGGACTGTGGCGCAAGGCGTTCGAGGAGACGCGCGCTCGGCTCGAGAAGGACGGCCTGCTCGATCCGGCGCGCAAGCGCCCGATCCCGCGCTTTCCCTCCCGCGTGGCGGTGGTCACGAGCCCGGACGGGGCCGCCCTGCATGACATTCGTTCGGTCATCGCGCGGCGCAATCCTTCGGTGGACCTCATCGTGGTGCCCGCGGCGGTGCAGGGCGACGCGGCGCCCGCGTCACTCACCGCCGCGCTCGAGCGCGTGGCGCGCTGGCGGGGCGCAGACGTGGTGATCGTGGGACGCGGCGGTGGCTCGCGCGAAGACCTGTGGGCGTTCAACAACGAGGGGGTGGCGCGGGCGATCGCGGCCTGCCCGATCCCGACGATCAGCGCCGTGGGGCACGAAGTCGACGTGACGATCGCCGATCTCGTGGCCGACCTGCGCGCGGCGACGCCCTCGGCGGCGGCAGAGGCGGCCGTCCCGGTGCTCGACGAACTGGTCGAATGGCTCGGCGCGCTGCGCAACACGATGACCGGCGGCGTGGAACGCCGTGTGGTGACGGCGCGGCGCGAGTTGCGCCGCTTCGCGGGCGACCTGGCAATCCGCGCCCGACGGAGCGTTGAGCGGCGTCGCGCGCTGGTGCAAACTGTGGCGGGACGGATCGACGCGCTGAGCCCGCTCAACACGCTGGCGCGCGGCTATGCCGTGGCGCGCGACGCGCAGGGGCATGCGCTGGGCTCGGCGGACGCCTTCCGCGTGGGGCAGGCGTTCACGCTCGTGTTGCGCGACGGCCAGGTGGATGCCGCGGTGACTGGTGTGCGGGTAGGGGGGCCAGCGGGCCCGGGGGGGCCTGGAGTAACGCCGGCACCTGCGGCGACGCCATCAAAAAGGAGAGGGGTTAAATGA
- a CDS encoding cell division protein ZapA yields the protein MSIKHSTRVTICGEDYTIRSDSPPEHTRAVAAYVDAKIREVLENASVVESHKAAILAALQITDELFEAKKGQEEVAESLQTLSGELRRWLPPAKRQAK from the coding sequence GTGAGCATCAAGCACAGCACGCGGGTGACGATCTGCGGCGAGGATTACACCATCCGGTCCGATTCGCCTCCCGAGCACACGCGGGCGGTCGCGGCCTATGTGGACGCGAAGATCCGCGAGGTGCTGGAGAACGCGTCGGTCGTGGAATCGCACAAGGCCGCCATCCTGGCCGCGCTGCAGATCACCGATGAACTGTTCGAGGCGAAGAAGGGGCAGGAGGAGGTGGCGGAGTCGCTGCAGACGCTGTCGGGGGAGCTGAGGAGATGGCTTCCGCCAGCGAAGCGGCAGGCGAAGTAG